A genomic segment from Thermoplasmataceae archaeon encodes:
- a CDS encoding tRNA uridine(34) 5-carboxymethylaminomethyl modification radical SAM/GNAT enzyme Elp3 translates to MDFYQLIGEKIRNGEVTSKEELQDMKIRLAKELSLDFIPSDVEILNSGDFSKSQRELLRIKNTRTISGVAVVAAMTSPESCPHGKCLYCPGGVENNSPQSYTGHEPAALRGRNNNYDPYRQVFSRIKQLDLIGHDTSKIDLIIMGGTFTARDTSYQRDFVKGCFDAMNGSIGNSIEESILLNETAQKRCIGLTVETKPDWFFEREIDTALEYGTTKVELGVQNLSDRILKINLRGHDLNDVRRSTQLSRDAGLKIVYHIMPGMYGSTPEDDRKSFDTMVEDPAFRPDMLKIYPTLVTKGTSLYRLWKSGKYNPLDTGSAVDLISYMMERMPPWIRVQRMQRDIPVKFIEAGVKRSDIRNLISEDLQKRGVRSKEIRGREIAGETFSGNMHLSTYRYEAASGIEYFISFVDDQDRIIGFVRLRIPSKNAHRKEMYNSSIVREIKVFGNVVPVGKHEEMSWQHKGIGSELITEAETLSKENDTDRMLVISGIGVREYFRKLGYERVGPYMGKVI, encoded by the coding sequence ATGGATTTTTATCAGCTTATAGGTGAGAAAATTCGAAATGGGGAAGTGACATCAAAGGAGGAGTTGCAGGACATGAAAATCAGACTGGCCAAGGAACTCTCCCTCGATTTCATCCCAAGCGATGTGGAAATCCTGAATTCGGGAGACTTTTCCAAATCACAGAGAGAACTCCTGAGAATAAAGAATACCAGGACAATTTCTGGCGTTGCTGTCGTTGCCGCAATGACTTCCCCGGAAAGCTGTCCTCACGGAAAGTGCCTTTACTGTCCTGGGGGTGTTGAGAATAACTCCCCACAGTCGTACACGGGGCATGAACCCGCTGCACTCCGCGGACGAAACAACAATTATGATCCTTACAGGCAAGTGTTCAGCAGAATCAAGCAGCTCGATCTCATAGGGCATGACACCAGTAAAATCGACCTTATAATCATGGGCGGTACTTTCACAGCAAGAGATACTAGCTACCAGAGAGATTTTGTAAAGGGCTGCTTTGATGCCATGAATGGTTCAATCGGAAACTCCATTGAAGAATCTATACTGCTAAATGAGACTGCACAAAAGAGATGCATTGGACTGACGGTAGAGACCAAGCCGGACTGGTTCTTCGAGCGGGAAATTGACACTGCACTGGAGTATGGGACAACAAAGGTCGAACTGGGTGTACAGAACCTCTCTGACAGAATACTGAAAATAAACTTGCGGGGGCATGATCTTAATGATGTGCGGAGATCAACCCAATTATCCCGGGATGCAGGATTGAAAATTGTTTACCATATAATGCCGGGAATGTATGGATCAACCCCGGAGGATGATAGGAAGAGTTTTGATACTATGGTTGAGGACCCCGCATTCCGTCCGGATATGCTTAAAATATATCCAACCCTCGTAACAAAGGGTACCTCTCTTTACCGCCTCTGGAAATCAGGGAAGTACAATCCGCTTGACACCGGCTCTGCCGTTGATCTGATTTCATACATGATGGAGAGGATGCCGCCATGGATAAGGGTGCAGAGAATGCAGAGGGATATACCGGTGAAGTTCATCGAAGCAGGGGTAAAAAGAAGTGACATAAGGAATCTCATTTCGGAAGATCTGCAAAAGAGGGGTGTGAGGAGCAAGGAAATACGTGGACGAGAGATTGCGGGAGAGACATTTTCCGGGAACATGCACCTTTCAACGTACAGGTATGAAGCGGCATCCGGCATTGAATATTTTATTTCATTCGTCGATGATCAGGACAGGATAATCGGTTTTGTGAGACTCCGGATACCTTCTAAAAACGCTCACAGAAAAGAAATGTATAACTCCTCAATAGTGCGGGAGATAAAGGTTTTCGGAAACGTTGTGCCCGTTGGCAAGCATGAAGAGATGAGCTGGCAGCATAAGGGAATTGGTTCAGAACTCATTACAGAAGCAGAAACCCTGAGCAAGGAGAATGATACGGACAGAATGCTGGTCATAAGCGGCATAGGAGTCAGAGAGTATTTCAGGAAACTGGGATACGAAAGAGTTGGACCTTATATGGGAAAAGTCATCTGA
- a CDS encoding adenosine-specific kinase, with protein sequence MTTEVFSVKLEYPEGMNVILGYSHFIKTVEDIYEILTTSVPGAIFGMAFSEASGDRLIRYEGTDEGLTRIAVENLMRIKSGHTFMIILKNLYPINVLNAIKQCQEVGSIFVATANPVEVVLAKGENGNGILGVIDGYSPLGVEDEDNRNTRRKFLRTINYKK encoded by the coding sequence ATGACAACTGAAGTGTTCTCGGTGAAACTTGAATACCCTGAAGGAATGAACGTTATTCTCGGCTATTCTCACTTTATCAAAACAGTAGAGGACATTTATGAAATATTGACGACATCGGTTCCCGGAGCTATTTTCGGAATGGCATTTTCGGAAGCTTCCGGAGACAGGCTTATCAGATACGAGGGGACGGATGAAGGACTGACAAGGATTGCCGTTGAAAACCTGATGCGAATAAAATCCGGACACACGTTCATGATCATACTGAAGAATCTTTATCCCATTAACGTACTCAATGCAATAAAGCAGTGCCAGGAAGTTGGGAGCATTTTCGTGGCAACCGCAAATCCTGTGGAAGTTGTCCTGGCCAAGGGAGAGAACGGGAACGGCATACTTGGGGTTATTGATGGGTATTCACCTCTGGGTGTTGAGGATGAGGATAATAGAAATACAAGGAGAAAATTCCTCAGAACAATCAATTACAAAAAATAG
- a CDS encoding dolichol kinase, with the protein MIGLTNIILISITAASIAGSLAYRFKLFWKKYAISIPLLILLYYFFPTILVFPVFVLSLISTTALYSMQFYLPFFADFAIIFYFFWVGGKTYSSSAIDVAVSLSVILVMMEDRRLRDHSHNNDVSRGKSKEKEVNRDYVQIGIGVIALFILLSFKFHDSSWIFTFSALLLYLLGNYFSNDGTTYLGNFLNSLERPSTPLGIGAMWLAAGLLLAVGIVGNVKVLALILFILMIGDSLATIIGSNIKSPKLPYNKRKSIAGLLADFLPAAIFGFIILGYWGVAFAAIGSIVESAARYPFDDNYMIPLVLAALSPLV; encoded by the coding sequence TTGATTGGCCTAACAAATATCATTCTTATTTCAATTACAGCAGCTTCGATAGCAGGTTCGCTAGCTTACAGGTTCAAACTGTTCTGGAAAAAATATGCAATTTCTATACCTCTTCTGATTCTCTTGTATTACTTCTTTCCCACTATACTCGTATTCCCAGTATTTGTTCTTTCCCTCATATCAACGACCGCACTCTACTCTATGCAATTCTACCTTCCATTCTTCGCGGATTTTGCCATTATTTTCTATTTTTTCTGGGTCGGGGGAAAAACCTACAGCTCTTCAGCCATAGATGTTGCAGTGTCCCTAAGTGTTATTCTGGTTATGATGGAGGACCGACGCCTCCGAGACCACTCGCATAATAACGATGTCTCAAGGGGAAAGTCAAAGGAGAAGGAGGTTAACAGAGACTACGTGCAGATAGGCATCGGCGTAATTGCTCTTTTCATCCTGCTTTCATTCAAGTTCCACGACTCGTCGTGGATCTTCACGTTCTCGGCTTTGCTGTTATACCTTCTTGGTAACTATTTCTCCAACGACGGCACCACATACCTCGGGAATTTCCTGAATTCCCTAGAAAGACCAAGCACGCCGCTAGGAATAGGCGCAATGTGGTTAGCTGCTGGCTTGCTGCTGGCAGTTGGAATTGTTGGGAACGTAAAAGTTTTGGCTCTTATCCTTTTCATTTTGATGATTGGCGACTCACTGGCCACCATAATCGGCTCAAACATCAAATCCCCAAAACTTCCGTACAATAAGAGAAAGTCTATCGCAGGACTTCTTGCTGATTTTTTGCCGGCGGCAATATTCGGATTTATTATCCTTGGATATTGGGGGGTAGCCTTTGCAGCTATTGGGTCTATTGTTGAAAGCGCGGCAAGGTATCCCTTCGATGACAACTACATGATCCCGCTTGTGCTTGCGGCTCTGTCACCGCTCGTCTGA
- a CDS encoding NADP-dependent malic enzyme gives MDDEERTRMFNEAAIRYSGLYKGKINTMSKVPVRNLSDFSIWYTPGVAAVSLKIAANPEQSFDLTGRWNSVAILTDGTRVLGLGKVGPEAAMPVMEGKALIFNYLGGVNAIPIPIRVSSQDEFMAVARALEPSFGGYNLEDIESPKCFFILEKLQKDLNIPVWHDDQLGTASITLAGLINALRVSGKKIEDSTVLLMGSGAANIAAAHLLIAAGFKPGNIIMADSHGILEPERSDIDSLMINNPWKYQLAMSTNLERRKGPIENAFKGIDVVISASRPGPETIKREWVKSMNSNSIVFALANPVPEIWPHVAAEAGAKIVATGRGDFPNQINNSLVFPGVFRGVLDAGAKGVNFQIMVEASYEIANFVENPSVEKIVPTMNEWELYPRVAAAVASKTVEMGLARKHNSKEGFLKTATEIIESNRDIYSRMMKEGLIKNYFGDEKNGR, from the coding sequence ATGGATGATGAGGAAAGAACCCGGATGTTCAACGAGGCGGCAATTCGCTATTCCGGGCTCTACAAAGGAAAGATAAACACAATGTCAAAAGTTCCGGTCAGAAACCTCAGTGACTTCTCCATTTGGTATACGCCTGGGGTTGCTGCTGTCTCTCTCAAAATAGCTGCGAATCCAGAACAGTCCTTTGATCTGACAGGACGCTGGAACAGCGTAGCAATATTGACAGATGGCACGAGAGTGCTCGGACTTGGCAAGGTGGGCCCCGAAGCTGCGATGCCTGTAATGGAGGGCAAGGCCCTGATATTTAATTATCTTGGCGGTGTCAACGCCATCCCCATACCAATACGTGTATCGAGCCAGGATGAGTTCATGGCTGTTGCCAGGGCACTGGAACCATCGTTCGGCGGGTACAACTTGGAAGACATAGAGTCCCCCAAGTGTTTCTTCATTCTAGAAAAATTGCAGAAAGACCTTAATATTCCTGTCTGGCACGACGACCAACTTGGCACTGCATCCATAACCCTCGCGGGACTGATAAACGCACTGAGGGTTTCCGGAAAGAAAATTGAGGATTCAACCGTCCTGCTCATGGGATCAGGGGCGGCAAACATTGCTGCTGCTCATCTGTTGATTGCCGCAGGTTTCAAGCCAGGTAACATAATAATGGCAGATTCGCATGGCATCCTTGAACCGGAAAGAAGTGATATAGATTCCCTTATGATCAACAATCCCTGGAAATATCAACTGGCGATGAGCACCAACTTAGAACGGAGGAAGGGACCGATCGAAAATGCATTCAAGGGCATCGATGTTGTGATATCTGCTTCTAGGCCTGGGCCGGAGACAATCAAAAGGGAATGGGTGAAGTCAATGAACAGCAATTCAATTGTATTTGCTCTCGCGAATCCCGTTCCAGAAATATGGCCACATGTCGCTGCGGAAGCAGGCGCTAAAATTGTTGCAACTGGAAGGGGTGACTTCCCTAACCAGATAAATAACAGCCTTGTATTCCCGGGTGTGTTCAGGGGAGTTCTGGATGCGGGAGCGAAGGGCGTCAATTTCCAGATAATGGTTGAGGCGTCCTACGAAATCGCCAATTTTGTTGAGAATCCTTCAGTGGAGAAAATCGTCCCTACTATGAATGAGTGGGAACTCTACCCGAGGGTGGCTGCAGCGGTAGCTTCCAAAACTGTCGAAATGGGACTGGCAAGGAAACACAATTCAAAGGAGGGTTTCCTGAAGACTGCTACCGAAATAATTGAAAGTAACAGAGATATATATTCAAGAATGATGAAAGAAGGCTTGATAAAGAACTATTTTGGAGATGAGAAGAATGGGAGATAA
- a CDS encoding archease has protein sequence MKYEIFDHTGDVGIIVYGKNFTEILRNALIAVFDLTFPGSKPSTDITSDMTIQGNSNEEILINLLSRVISLVDSEETIYYDVDQITFVTGGANLRLSGMRIVEGMEYEYVLKAVTYHDLDINLIRGYAKILFDI, from the coding sequence TTGAAATACGAGATTTTCGATCATACCGGCGATGTCGGCATTATTGTATACGGGAAAAATTTCACCGAGATTCTCAGGAACGCTTTGATTGCAGTTTTCGATCTGACCTTTCCCGGAAGCAAACCTTCAACCGATATAACGTCCGACATGACAATTCAGGGAAATAGCAATGAGGAGATACTTATAAACCTCCTATCCCGTGTGATCTCCCTTGTGGACTCGGAAGAGACCATATACTATGATGTTGATCAGATCACTTTTGTCACAGGCGGCGCAAACTTACGCCTTTCTGGAATGCGCATTGTGGAGGGGATGGAATACGAATACGTACTGAAAGCAGTGACATATCACGACCTAGATATCAATCTGATCCGAGGGTATGCAAAAATACTTTTTGATATCTGA
- a CDS encoding GNAT family N-acetyltransferase translates to MGDNTKIRKMKPEDIETAIELVRRQKKLNEEFDSSFVVSEDAKTGIERYLSNALKEPDKYIALVAECKKRVVGLIKVDILDRVCYDPKAEARIVEFYVMPEYRRKKIGHMLMDELNSMLEKRGITLVSAEFPSLNLIALSFYKKNDFRDMVSIYGKQITKEEEESEGKGVS, encoded by the coding sequence ATGGGAGATAACACGAAAATCAGGAAGATGAAACCAGAAGACATCGAGACTGCCATTGAACTGGTAAGAAGACAGAAAAAACTCAATGAAGAATTTGATTCTTCATTTGTTGTAAGCGAGGACGCAAAGACTGGTATTGAGAGATATCTCTCCAACGCCTTAAAGGAGCCGGATAAATACATAGCGCTGGTTGCTGAGTGCAAAAAACGCGTCGTGGGACTAATAAAAGTCGACATACTGGATAGAGTGTGTTATGATCCAAAAGCGGAGGCAAGAATTGTGGAATTCTATGTGATGCCTGAATACAGAAGAAAGAAAATTGGGCACATGCTCATGGATGAGCTGAACTCTATGCTGGAGAAGCGTGGAATTACGCTTGTATCTGCAGAGTTCCCCTCCCTTAACCTCATCGCACTGTCCTTCTACAAGAAGAACGATTTCAGGGATATGGTGAGCATTTACGGGAAACAGATAACTAAAGAAGAGGAAGAATCTGAAGGAAAGGGAGTGTCTTAG
- a CDS encoding radical SAM protein: MIAEEMNKHPEIRFASDFEISRNAPFKTVDEFVQRLGHLVTSDMLVLRVTESLCPLCADDEKFDQMRIPAIVYENGGEVKLIKECSEHGVTKEKYWEDYDMYQEAKKFQDKGIKILNPHVAFLEEKIICPTHCGLCVKHKSHTGLGNVVVTNRCDLSCWYCFFYAKENEPIYEPSQDQVRMMLRRMRNEKPVGANAVQITGGEPTIRDDIVDIIKIAREEGYEHIQLNTNSIRAAFDPDFPKKVRAAGSNVIYTSFDGPTPRSNPKNFWEIPAALENYRKAPLGVVLVPTVIGGINDAYLGDMIRFGLANIDVVRSVNFQPVSLVGRMPDRMREKQRITIPGAIKKIEQQTDGMIGREDFFTVPATTKVSNFIEALKGHETYKLSIHFACGMGTYIFKEGDRVTPITRFIDVKGMFEYMGDLGDEIKESSFKRLKKTESVAKLLLKLKKFVDYEKAPKDFKLKDMVYNAFTQGDYHGLKAFHYKSMFIGFMHFMDPYTYDVDRVERCDIHYAMPDGRVVPFCAFNVIPELYRDATQRKYSIPAKTYEERTGKILKKDKYFRDYTKEEKKNIIEFYEKSIGRKLSQDEIGLNLDEPIPVISSNKPE; the protein is encoded by the coding sequence ATGATCGCTGAAGAGATGAATAAGCATCCCGAAATTCGTTTTGCGAGTGATTTCGAGATCAGCAGAAACGCGCCATTCAAGACGGTTGATGAATTTGTTCAGCGTCTCGGGCATCTCGTTACATCTGATATGCTTGTTCTAAGGGTAACTGAAAGTCTGTGCCCTCTCTGTGCGGACGATGAAAAGTTCGACCAGATGAGGATCCCTGCCATTGTCTATGAGAACGGCGGAGAAGTCAAGCTTATAAAGGAGTGTTCTGAACACGGTGTTACGAAGGAAAAATACTGGGAAGATTATGATATGTATCAGGAGGCCAAGAAATTCCAGGACAAAGGAATAAAGATCCTGAATCCTCATGTTGCATTCCTTGAGGAAAAGATCATCTGCCCGACACACTGTGGGCTTTGCGTCAAACACAAATCTCACACCGGACTCGGCAATGTTGTTGTAACCAACCGCTGCGATCTTTCATGCTGGTATTGCTTCTTCTATGCAAAGGAGAATGAGCCCATTTACGAGCCTTCTCAGGATCAGGTAAGAATGATGCTCAGAAGGATGAGAAACGAGAAACCTGTTGGCGCCAACGCAGTGCAGATCACAGGCGGCGAGCCTACGATCAGGGACGATATAGTTGATATCATAAAGATTGCCAGGGAAGAGGGATACGAACACATTCAGCTCAACACAAACAGCATAAGAGCTGCTTTTGACCCGGACTTCCCAAAGAAGGTCAGGGCTGCTGGATCAAACGTCATTTATACGAGCTTTGATGGCCCGACTCCCAGATCTAACCCGAAGAATTTCTGGGAAATCCCGGCTGCACTTGAAAATTACAGGAAAGCTCCTCTCGGCGTAGTTCTTGTTCCAACGGTAATCGGAGGAATCAACGATGCATACCTTGGAGACATGATCAGATTCGGTCTCGCGAACATAGACGTGGTAAGGTCTGTTAACTTCCAGCCTGTGAGCCTGGTAGGGAGAATGCCGGACAGGATGAGAGAAAAGCAGAGGATAACCATACCTGGCGCAATAAAGAAGATCGAGCAGCAGACTGATGGAATGATCGGGAGGGAAGATTTCTTCACCGTACCCGCAACTACCAAGGTTTCAAACTTCATAGAGGCCCTAAAGGGGCACGAGACATACAAGCTGTCCATACACTTTGCCTGTGGGATGGGAACCTACATCTTCAAAGAGGGAGACAGGGTTACACCGATCACACGGTTCATTGATGTAAAGGGCATGTTTGAATACATGGGGGATCTTGGAGACGAAATCAAGGAATCAAGCTTCAAGAGGTTGAAGAAAACAGAGTCTGTCGCTAAACTGCTCCTCAAGCTGAAGAAGTTCGTTGACTACGAGAAAGCGCCTAAGGATTTCAAGCTGAAGGATATGGTCTACAATGCTTTCACCCAGGGAGATTACCACGGGCTAAAGGCGTTCCATTACAAGTCCATGTTCATAGGTTTCATGCACTTTATGGACCCGTACACCTACGATGTTGACAGGGTCGAGAGGTGCGACATACACTATGCCATGCCTGACGGTAGAGTCGTTCCTTTCTGTGCTTTCAACGTGATACCTGAACTGTACAGAGACGCTACTCAGAGAAAATACTCGATTCCAGCAAAGACATACGAGGAGAGGACCGGCAAGATACTCAAGAAAGACAAGTACTTCAGGGATTACACGAAGGAAGAGAAGAAGAACATAATCGAGTTCTATGAGAAAAGCATAGGAAGGAAACTATCACAGGACGAGATAGGGCTAAACCTTGATGAGCCGATCCCAGTAATATCATCAAACAAGCCCGAGTAA
- a CDS encoding GNAT family N-acetyltransferase: MEIKNAKMDWNLILKGYLEFLEEKYPGLPIRESMELLIEKLTQNKIRSRVIVSGKEVAAYAYIVESEELKDRNYASIGFLHPDMYNEKRVENLLNWIISESKNDKKIPMINEIFNAPESWEAIAEEHGFRKFARTRMTIDLHDLSFPISEIPSGMRISPFTDLTAAQYAELAYRAYSGTEDSILYTPTLEQSLAMSKSLFSEEYGSIIKEASYAVWSKDTLSGCIVFTNGEGPRAIESVPLLADIDLLPHLRGKGVGRVILTRALSEMSRIGYLRADLWVSENNPARNLYASLGFTDRHQPREVFFYIPPDQTSGDRAASTSGIM; this comes from the coding sequence ATGGAGATAAAGAATGCAAAAATGGACTGGAATCTTATTCTGAAAGGTTACCTTGAATTTCTCGAGGAAAAATATCCTGGGTTACCAATTAGGGAGTCCATGGAACTTCTAATTGAGAAACTTACCCAGAATAAGATCAGATCCCGGGTAATAGTGTCTGGGAAGGAAGTGGCAGCGTATGCATACATAGTAGAATCTGAGGAATTGAAAGATCGCAATTATGCTTCCATAGGGTTCCTGCATCCTGATATGTACAATGAAAAGCGAGTGGAAAACTTGCTGAACTGGATCATTTCGGAGTCCAAAAATGATAAGAAAATTCCCATGATAAATGAGATATTCAACGCTCCCGAGTCCTGGGAGGCCATTGCAGAGGAACATGGCTTCAGGAAATTTGCCAGAACCAGAATGACAATAGATCTTCACGATCTGTCATTTCCTATCTCTGAAATCCCATCCGGAATGAGGATTTCGCCATTCACCGACCTCACCGCTGCACAATACGCTGAACTTGCATACCGTGCCTACAGTGGAACAGAAGACTCGATCCTTTACACACCGACATTAGAACAGAGTCTAGCTATGTCAAAGTCACTTTTCAGCGAGGAATATGGCAGTATAATCAAGGAAGCGTCCTATGCAGTCTGGAGTAAAGATACGCTGTCCGGCTGCATAGTATTTACAAACGGAGAGGGCCCAAGGGCAATTGAGAGCGTTCCTTTGCTGGCAGACATTGATCTACTGCCACATCTACGCGGCAAAGGAGTCGGAAGGGTTATTCTCACCAGGGCTCTTTCGGAAATGTCCAGAATCGGGTATCTCAGGGCAGACCTATGGGTTTCGGAGAACAATCCAGCCAGGAATCTGTACGCTTCCCTAGGATTTACCGACAGACATCAACCGCGTGAGGTATTCTTTTATATCCCTCCTGATCAGACGAGCGGTGACAGAGCCGCAAGCACAAGCGGGATCATGTAG
- a CDS encoding aldose 1-epimerase, whose translation MPTLKQGTSLARVDRLGAYIDSFQLSGRQILMVSPDGRDTHGGCAVLAPYANRVRNAVYVWNDRPYILPRNDGMNSIHGLVKQEKWSYDSETRQAPNITELKYDLVSPCYPSRIVIKNKYEIETDFFDVTCNVTNVGESSCPLVIGFHPYFLFRNKWSLSHENDLYKLQYKDSYFPSGEMEKTDFNGAGDLQSSNFDNTFFGGGKVTLNAGDHSLEIERRNMEYLVIYNGKYSKNTSVALEPMTGAPDAFNNRIGLVTLDAGKEFQCGFKVKLVT comes from the coding sequence ATGCCAACCTTGAAACAGGGAACCAGTCTTGCAAGAGTGGATCGATTGGGTGCGTACATTGATTCTTTTCAATTGTCAGGAAGGCAAATTCTTATGGTTTCCCCTGACGGGAGGGATACACATGGAGGATGTGCAGTCCTTGCGCCATACGCAAACAGGGTAAGGAACGCAGTATATGTCTGGAACGACAGGCCCTACATCCTTCCCAGGAACGACGGAATGAACAGTATTCATGGCCTAGTGAAACAGGAGAAATGGTCATATGATTCCGAAACCAGACAGGCGCCGAATATAACGGAACTGAAATACGATCTCGTGAGCCCGTGTTATCCTTCAAGAATTGTAATAAAGAACAAGTATGAAATCGAGACTGATTTTTTTGATGTCACCTGCAACGTTACCAATGTCGGTGAATCAAGTTGTCCACTGGTGATCGGGTTTCATCCATACTTCCTTTTCAGGAATAAGTGGAGCCTTTCCCACGAAAATGATCTTTATAAATTGCAGTACAAGGACTCCTATTTCCCAAGCGGAGAAATGGAAAAGACAGATTTCAACGGGGCGGGAGATCTGCAGTCTTCCAATTTTGACAATACGTTTTTTGGAGGTGGGAAAGTGACATTGAACGCTGGTGATCACTCTCTTGAGATAGAGAGGAGAAACATGGAATATCTAGTTATCTATAACGGAAAATATTCCAAGAACACTTCCGTAGCCTTAGAACCCATGACCGGAGCCCCAGATGCATTCAACAACCGGATAGGCCTGGTAACGCTTGATGCCGGCAAGGAATTCCAATGCGGCTTCAAAGTAAAGCTAGTTACTTAG
- a CDS encoding ArsA-related P-loop ATPase: MILSFIGKGGVGKTSIASAFALELASLGRAIIVSTDFMPSLRYIFNQSDKLEYVELSEKEVSSKWIARYGDEVLSIVSEFMDTDRSILEHIASAPGVAEEFMISNVVDIDESGNYDFVIWDTPASSSTMHLLNLEKDFYNHIGRDIQFYLKLKQRLGGKKAIETLIKWRELADHVWKRLERTHFIMVTTMDDLSLIQSDEIRGDFKKMGLPIDIMICNRVRDQCTRNSGCSALISEYSGNGREIVESIRKNAGHEIRSILRGLT; encoded by the coding sequence GTGATCCTTTCATTCATTGGAAAGGGAGGTGTTGGAAAAACATCCATAGCCTCTGCGTTTGCACTAGAACTTGCATCACTGGGCAGGGCAATCATCGTGTCAACTGATTTCATGCCATCTCTGCGTTACATATTCAACCAAAGCGATAAGCTGGAATACGTGGAGCTTTCTGAGAAAGAAGTATCCTCGAAATGGATCGCCAGGTACGGTGATGAGGTCCTGTCAATTGTTTCGGAGTTCATGGATACGGACAGAAGCATCCTTGAGCACATAGCCAGTGCCCCAGGAGTTGCGGAGGAATTCATGATTTCCAACGTTGTAGATATTGACGAATCCGGTAATTACGATTTCGTGATATGGGATACCCCAGCTTCATCGTCTACAATGCATCTCTTAAATCTTGAAAAGGACTTTTACAACCATATTGGCCGCGACATCCAGTTTTACCTGAAGTTAAAGCAGAGGTTGGGAGGGAAAAAAGCAATTGAAACGCTCATTAAATGGAGAGAATTGGCAGACCATGTGTGGAAAAGGCTTGAGAGAACACACTTCATTATGGTGACTACAATGGATGATTTAAGCCTGATTCAGTCTGATGAAATAAGGGGTGATTTCAAGAAAATGGGGCTGCCGATCGACATTATGATATGCAACAGGGTCAGGGATCAGTGTACCAGAAATTCTGGTTGTTCTGCATTGATCAGCGAATATAGCGGGAACGGGAGGGAAATCGTTGAATCAATACGTAAAAACGCTGGTCATGAAATAAGATCCATATTAAGAGGGCTCACGTGA